From Microthrixaceae bacterium, a single genomic window includes:
- a CDS encoding SecD/SecF family protein translocase subunit: MASNDSFQISGDFTEGEAKDLALVLRYGSLPVEFEQAALRQVSATLGSDSLRAGLLAGAIGIAALCLYMILYYRGFGLVVVVSLLVWMALMYGVVCLLSESQGLALSLAGITGIIVSVGTTVDTYVVVFERVKDEVRKGRSIRRATEVGYHHGIRTVLTANGAAFIGAFLLWYLTVGPVRGFAYFLGISVIVDLTVAIFFTRPLILLMSRSPRFANSRLFGLGAATDRATSSPKAVTA; the protein is encoded by the coding sequence CTGGCCTCAAACGACAGCTTCCAGATATCAGGTGACTTCACCGAAGGAGAAGCCAAGGACCTCGCCCTCGTCCTTCGCTATGGCTCGCTCCCCGTCGAGTTCGAACAGGCTGCCCTCCGCCAGGTGTCGGCCACCCTCGGCAGTGACTCGCTTCGAGCTGGCCTGCTCGCCGGCGCCATCGGCATCGCCGCGCTCTGCCTGTACATGATCCTCTACTACCGGGGCTTCGGGTTGGTCGTGGTGGTGAGCCTGCTGGTGTGGATGGCGCTGATGTACGGCGTGGTGTGCCTCCTGTCCGAAAGCCAGGGGCTGGCGCTTTCTCTGGCCGGAATAACCGGGATCATCGTGTCGGTGGGAACCACCGTCGACACCTATGTGGTGGTCTTCGAGCGGGTCAAGGACGAGGTTCGAAAGGGTCGCAGCATCAGGCGGGCCACCGAGGTCGGCTACCACCACGGCATCCGCACCGTGCTGACGGCCAACGGTGCTGCATTCATCGGTGCGTTCCTGCTGTGGTACCTCACCGTTGGGCCAGTGCGAGGTTTCGCCTACTTCCTGGGGATTTCGGTGATCGTCGACCTGACGGTGGCCATCTTCTTCACCAGGCCTCTCATCTTGTTGATGTCTCGGTCGCCACGGTTCGCCAACTCCCGACTGTTCGGGCTCGGGGCCGCCACGGACCGGGCCACTTCCTCGCCCAAGGCGGTCACGGCATGA
- the secF gene encoding protein translocase subunit SecF → MSTSEKKISEPTGGAAETSSIWSRLYNGETDFDIVGRWKVWFVGSGLAIAIGLVSVVGSGLNLGIDFTGGTVWEVAAGKADVAEVSAALTDLGYQDAQVQEVTQNSDGNSKSFLRVEAASEVDPAPATDKALAKARSGLDGLIDDAPAAVVGGLRGVRDDLSGVTGPFAKPVPDPLVALQAEIDALPGKVEDAKDQAAKVAAYRASINKMTSEVEDLVDLEAAERARLSQDVTDVLTRLTGTPEAEVTIDTVGPSWGQQISDKAQSALVVFLAAITIFITIRFELQMAIATVVALFHDLIVVVGLYSLFNFPVTPATVIALLTMLGFSIYDGIVVFDRVDENTGLASGTKPKMTYSEMANLSLNQVLMRSLNTSITTLLPIVSVLLVGSVALGASTLEEYGIALFLGLLSGAYSSLFIATPLLALLKEREPRFREGRETVLARRSGATDGPADLADNPVAPGSAPRPRKKSSR, encoded by the coding sequence ATGAGTACATCGGAGAAGAAGATCAGCGAACCCACCGGTGGCGCGGCAGAAACCTCCAGCATCTGGTCCCGGCTCTACAACGGTGAGACCGACTTCGACATCGTCGGTCGGTGGAAGGTCTGGTTCGTTGGTTCAGGCCTGGCCATCGCCATCGGCTTGGTGTCGGTGGTCGGCAGCGGCCTCAACCTGGGTATCGACTTCACCGGCGGAACGGTGTGGGAGGTGGCGGCCGGCAAGGCCGACGTGGCCGAGGTATCGGCCGCCCTCACCGACCTCGGTTACCAGGATGCCCAGGTCCAAGAGGTCACCCAGAACAGCGACGGCAACTCCAAGAGCTTCCTGCGAGTCGAAGCCGCGTCCGAGGTCGACCCAGCCCCTGCCACCGACAAGGCGCTGGCCAAAGCTCGCTCCGGACTCGACGGGCTGATCGACGATGCTCCCGCCGCGGTGGTGGGAGGCCTTCGAGGAGTACGAGATGACCTGTCGGGGGTGACCGGTCCGTTCGCCAAACCCGTTCCCGATCCGCTGGTTGCCCTTCAGGCCGAAATCGACGCGCTGCCGGGCAAGGTCGAGGATGCCAAGGACCAGGCGGCCAAGGTCGCGGCATACCGGGCGTCGATCAACAAGATGACCAGTGAGGTCGAGGACCTCGTGGATCTCGAAGCCGCCGAGCGGGCCCGTCTCAGCCAAGACGTCACCGACGTCCTGACCCGGCTGACCGGCACCCCCGAGGCCGAGGTCACCATCGACACGGTGGGACCGTCCTGGGGACAACAGATCTCCGACAAGGCACAGAGTGCGTTGGTGGTGTTCCTGGCCGCCATCACCATCTTCATCACCATCCGATTCGAGCTGCAGATGGCCATCGCCACCGTTGTGGCCCTGTTCCACGATCTCATCGTGGTGGTGGGTCTGTACTCGTTGTTCAACTTCCCGGTCACCCCGGCCACGGTCATCGCCCTGTTGACCATGCTCGGCTTCTCCATCTACGACGGCATCGTGGTGTTCGACCGAGTCGACGAGAACACCGGTCTGGCCTCGGGAACCAAGCCGAAGATGACCTACAGCGAGATGGCCAACCTCTCCCTCAACCAGGTGTTGATGCGGTCGTTGAACACATCGATCACCACGCTCCTGCCGATCGTGTCGGTTCTGCTGGTGGGCTCGGTGGCGCTGGGCGCGTCCACCCTGGAGGAGTACGGGATCGCACTGTTCTTGGGTCTGCTGTCCGGCGCCTACTCGTCCCTGTTCATCGCAACCCCGTTGTTGGCCTTACTCAAGGAACGTGAGCCCCGGTTCCGAGAGGGTCGTGAGACAGTCTTGGCTCGCCGCTCCGGTGCCACCGATGGTCCCGCGGATTTGGCCGACAACCCGGTGGCGCCAGGTTCGGCACCCCGACCCCGAAAGAAGAGCTCCCGATGA
- a CDS encoding adenine phosphoribosyltransferase: MTEQSPSSVSSETVAGSGIDLSGVLGDLIRDVPDFPRAGVMFKDITPMLASGGAFAACIEALSAAFADHPVDKVIGVEARGFILAAPVALRLGVGFVPVRKPGKLPWETETQEYSLEYGTDHLQIHRDAIRPGERVLIVDDVLATGGTATAAARLVEGVGGELIGFGFLMELAFLAGRDGIGSYPIHTLLTYG; encoded by the coding sequence ATGACCGAGCAGAGTCCCAGTTCCGTTTCGTCGGAGACCGTTGCCGGTTCGGGGATCGACCTGTCAGGTGTGCTCGGGGATCTGATCCGTGACGTGCCCGACTTCCCCCGCGCTGGGGTGATGTTCAAGGACATCACCCCCATGCTGGCCTCGGGCGGAGCCTTCGCCGCGTGTATCGAGGCACTGTCCGCCGCGTTCGCGGATCATCCGGTCGACAAGGTGATCGGGGTGGAGGCCCGAGGCTTCATCCTGGCTGCACCGGTTGCGCTGCGGTTGGGCGTGGGGTTCGTGCCCGTTCGCAAGCCTGGGAAGCTGCCATGGGAGACCGAGACCCAGGAGTACTCCCTGGAGTACGGAACCGACCACCTGCAGATCCACCGAGACGCCATCCGGCCCGGCGAGCGGGTTCTGATCGTGGACGACGTGTTGGCCACCGGTGGAACGGCCACAGCCGCGGCGCGGCTGGTCGAGGGGGTCGGTGGTGAGCTGATCGGGTTCGGGTTCCTGATGGAACTGGCGTTCTTGGCCGGCCGCGACGGAATCGGCTCGTACCCGATCCACACCCTGCTGACCTACGGCTGA
- a CDS encoding alpha/beta hydrolase codes for MAPDSPDWFRRALHTPFFDEHVEVDGTPIHYLAWGEPGRRGIVFVHGGGAHAHWWTHVAAHYSRQYRVAAIDLSGHGDSGWRQKYSLEQWSAEVMSVAADAGMQGPPVLIGHSMGGFVTITTAALHSDALAGVIVVDSPVAAIDPEIGASRAGQAFGQPKVYPTAADALGRFRTVPSQAHYLDYVMHHVARRSLRAVDGGFSWKFDHNLFNAFSGSIRSVALPYLPEVRCRFALLRAEFGLVTPDIGDSMYEMLGRNAPVVEIPEAGHHPMLDEPLVLTTAVRTLLADWDHSEPHRR; via the coding sequence ATCGCCCCGGACTCACCGGACTGGTTCCGCCGGGCCCTGCATACGCCGTTCTTCGATGAACACGTCGAGGTGGATGGGACGCCCATCCACTACCTGGCCTGGGGTGAACCGGGGCGTCGCGGGATCGTGTTCGTGCATGGTGGCGGCGCCCATGCCCACTGGTGGACCCACGTGGCCGCCCATTACTCGCGGCAGTACCGGGTAGCGGCGATCGACCTGTCCGGACATGGGGACAGCGGCTGGCGCCAGAAGTACAGCCTCGAACAGTGGTCGGCTGAGGTCATGTCGGTGGCTGCCGACGCCGGTATGCAAGGTCCGCCGGTGCTGATCGGCCACTCGATGGGTGGGTTCGTCACCATCACCACCGCGGCGCTCCACTCCGACGCGTTGGCCGGGGTAATAGTGGTCGACTCGCCGGTGGCCGCCATCGATCCCGAGATCGGCGCGTCACGGGCTGGTCAGGCGTTCGGCCAACCGAAGGTGTACCCGACCGCCGCCGACGCGCTGGGACGGTTTCGAACGGTTCCGTCCCAGGCCCACTACCTGGATTACGTGATGCACCACGTTGCTCGGCGCTCGCTGCGGGCGGTGGACGGTGGTTTCAGCTGGAAGTTCGACCACAACCTGTTCAACGCATTCTCGGGCAGCATCCGGTCGGTGGCCCTGCCCTATCTGCCCGAGGTGCGATGTCGGTTCGCGTTGTTGCGGGCCGAGTTCGGCCTGGTCACGCCAGACATCGGGGACTCCATGTACGAGATGCTCGGTCGCAACGCTCCGGTGGTGGAGATCCCCGAAGCCGGCCACCACCCGATGTTGGACGAACCGTTGGTGTTGACCACGGCCGTCCGGACGCTCCTAGCCGACTGGGACCACTCCGAGCCGCACCGTCGCTGA
- a CDS encoding histidine--tRNA ligase, whose protein sequence is MARAKFQAPKGTQDILPPVSARWEALLATYAAVVERAGYGLVQSPMFEEIGVFQRESEGADAVRKEMYDFDDKGGRRIALRPEGTASVVRAFVQHQPVLPWKVWYATPAFRYENVQAGRYRQHHQVGLELLGSADPDADVEVISLGAEFLAALGLRQVVLQLNTMGTVGDRVRYVEALRVWLADRIGDLAEEDRDKAVQHPMRALDSKRRQTREATADAPVIADYLSPESQARFNRVTDGLDALGISYSLAPRLVRGFDYYTHTTFEFVPTTVDNAQATILGGGRYDGLVEELGGQPTPGIGFGSGIERLLIACDAESVFPAPTSRIDVFVVDVTGGDQARDITAMLRSQSIRCDRAFDGRAMRAQMKAADRSGAALAVIVGDQEVADEVVTVRPLRNDFGGDQLTVPRAELVDRIASLLGSGPVAVSPRPSAAGEDQHPGDDGVVSTDLTEERQ, encoded by the coding sequence ATGGCCAGAGCCAAGTTCCAGGCCCCCAAGGGCACCCAGGACATCCTCCCCCCGGTGTCGGCTCGGTGGGAAGCGTTGTTGGCCACCTACGCCGCCGTCGTGGAACGGGCTGGCTACGGGCTGGTCCAGTCCCCCATGTTCGAAGAGATCGGCGTGTTCCAGCGCGAGTCCGAAGGGGCCGACGCCGTTCGCAAGGAGATGTACGACTTCGACGACAAGGGTGGCCGTCGTATCGCTCTACGGCCAGAAGGCACGGCATCGGTGGTGCGGGCCTTCGTCCAGCACCAGCCGGTGCTGCCTTGGAAGGTCTGGTACGCCACCCCAGCCTTCCGCTACGAGAACGTCCAGGCCGGCCGCTATCGCCAGCACCACCAGGTGGGTCTCGAGCTCCTCGGTTCGGCTGACCCCGACGCCGATGTGGAGGTGATCTCCCTGGGGGCGGAGTTCTTGGCCGCCCTCGGTCTGCGCCAGGTGGTACTCCAGCTCAACACCATGGGGACGGTCGGGGACCGGGTGCGCTACGTCGAAGCGCTTCGGGTCTGGTTGGCCGACAGGATCGGTGACCTAGCCGAGGAGGACCGGGACAAGGCCGTACAGCACCCAATGAGGGCCCTGGATTCCAAACGACGCCAGACCCGCGAGGCCACCGCTGACGCCCCGGTCATCGCTGATTACCTGTCGCCCGAGAGCCAGGCTCGCTTCAACAGGGTGACCGACGGGCTCGATGCCTTGGGGATCAGCTACTCGCTGGCCCCACGGTTGGTGCGCGGTTTTGACTATTACACCCACACCACCTTCGAGTTCGTGCCCACCACCGTCGACAACGCCCAGGCCACGATCCTGGGTGGAGGTCGCTACGACGGCTTGGTCGAGGAGCTGGGCGGTCAACCGACCCCCGGAATCGGTTTCGGGTCCGGGATAGAGCGCCTGCTCATCGCCTGCGATGCAGAGTCGGTGTTCCCGGCACCCACGTCGCGGATCGACGTCTTCGTCGTGGATGTCACCGGTGGGGACCAGGCTCGAGACATCACCGCCATGTTGAGGTCTCAGTCGATCCGCTGCGATCGGGCCTTCGACGGTCGGGCTATGCGAGCCCAGATGAAGGCGGCGGACCGCTCGGGGGCAGCGCTGGCCGTGATCGTCGGAGACCAAGAAGTGGCGGACGAGGTGGTGACGGTACGTCCCCTGCGCAATGACTTCGGCGGCGACCAGCTCACCGTCCCCAGAGCCGAACTCGTGGACCGAATCGCTTCCTTGCTGGGATCGGGGCCGGTGGCGGTGTCGCCGCGTCCCTCTGCTGCGGGCGAAGATCAACATCCGGGAGACGATGGTGTCGTCTCCACTGACCTCACCGAGGAGCGACAGTGA